CACAGAAAGGCAAGACCAGCGCCACGATGAAAAAcggcagccagcagaaaataaaAGTGCCCATGATGATACCGAGCGTCTTTACCGTTTTCCGCTCCCTGGACAGAGCTATTTTCCTCTTAGACTCCGTGTTCTTTTCGTTCCTGTTCTCAAAGCCTTGTGAGGACTGTGGAGTGTTGGGGAGAGGAAGGTGGTTCTTAGAATTGTTGGTCACTTCTATGATCTCCAACGACTCGCCGTCCTCCCCGTGCTTCACCGAGCCGTTTACGCACGGGGAGTTGAATGTAGGTTCCACACTGCGCTTCCAATTCTTGCCCCCCGCCTCTCCATTGATCTTCTTGTGGAAAATAGCCGGCGACACGGCCAAGCACTTGTCCGACACTTTTGCCTTTTCCGATTTCTTTACAGTTTTCCAAACCTGGAACCTGGCTGCCTTGAATATCCGCCCGTAGAGGACCAGCATGAGGATAAGAGGGATGTAAAATGCTCCGAACGTGGAGTAGATGGTATAACCCGGGTCCTGGCTGATGGTGCAGGCGTCCGGGTTCGCCCTGTCCTCGGCTTTCCTCCAGCCTAACATTGGAGGGATGGAGATTGAGAACCCAATCAGCCAAGTCACGCTGATTAACAGCACGGCTCGCCTGGGTGTCCTTTTGTTCACATAGTCTATGGGGTCCGTGATAGCCCAGTACCTGTCCAGGGCAATTGCGCACAGATGCAGAATGGACGACGTGCAGCACAACACGTCCAGGGAGATGAATATATCACATATCTCCTGTCCCAGAGTCCATTTGTTCAGGACTTGGTAGAGGGCTGCCATGGGTAGTACCAGAACTGATACCATGAGGTCCGTGACGGCTAGCGAGCCGATCAGATAGTTGGCCACATTCTGGAGCGACCTCTCCAGCGCAATGGCGGCGACGACGCACGCGTTGCCGAATATGGAACAGAGGATGAGCGCGCCGAGCAGCAAAGAGGTGACCACCTGGTAACTCAGCTCCACCTCAGGCACACTTCTAGACCCCGTTGAATTCTCATTGTCTCCCCACTTTGGAATGACATCCACGACGTCGGGGAAGTCTGTGGTCGAATTGCTGTTGTCACTGATGTTGTTTATAAAATCCATAGTGCGTCAGGGGCATGGGACACCCGATAGGCGCGCCCGGTAGGACTGGACAAGGTAACCAAATGGGGAACCTGGAGGCTGTCAGTCCCTCGTGCTGGCGCCGGTGTGCGTTCTACCGGGGTCCATCGGAGTTCCTGTGCCTGTACCCTCGTTCCGAGGACGCATGACGCGTAGtggtaccagtgtgtgtgtgtgtgtgtgtgtgcgcgcatgtgtttATTGGCGGTCGGGGCGCTCACTGGTCCTGCAAATGATCTGCGCCTGGTGACGACGTGAATTCATTTATAAGCTACCAGCAGCAGTAGGTATACGTCAGACGGTCGCCGCGGAGTTCTGTTTCTTTGCTCTCCCTTGTGGAGTCCTTTCGATAGCTGCATAATAAAGATAAAGAACGGAGGTTCTCCCTCTTCTGTTTCTTTtctacttaaaaatatatattttctcatTATTTGCTATATATTCTTGTGTATCTCTGTAGCCTAATCAAATTGTGCAATAAACTAAAGTAGTTTCCTGCATTGCGAGTAACTATTTCTttatcaaataaaaataaacgtttTTTGTTTCAGTCGATTGATATTTAGTTTTAAATTAATTGCAAGCTGAAAACGCGTTTCATCTCATTGGACATAGAGGGGGAGTAATTCTCTTCAAATGATGACAGCAAAATATACATTTATCAAAGTACAAAAACTAACATTATTTAGCAATGTGATATAAAATATGTTAAATATAAATGGTATTTAattcataatatatgtcattctAAATGTGATTGACAAATAAGCTCATTCCCAAAATGAGTGGAGCCTGTATGCGGTTTTTCAGAACCAAGGACAGCTCATTGCTCGAGTCCAGAACAGAAATATGCTGCCATCTGATGTAAGGAACGAGAACTACGGCTGCAGACATTGGAGCTTggaaaaatgtgtgtttttttgaaCCACAGATGAGAAAAAAGTCAAAGTGCGAGTGAGAAGCTTGCTCACGCAAGTTCATTAAAATCCCATGCCAAGGTCGTCTATAAATAGACTATCCAACGATAGGCTATTGTTTTATATTAGCCTATTAGGTCTATATTACTTAGTAAAGGCACTACCGGCTGAGGTCAATCTAATTAATTTGATTCAATGCCATCTTTGAGGACTGTAACCATATAAATACATTGTGTTTATGCCTATTGATAAGCCATTGTCAACTTCCCGTCTATGGTTATTTTGCTCACTGTCACCATTTGTTTACATATTATTGATTTCATACAGAAAAAAACATATGTTTGTAAATGCAACTACGGCCATGTAAATAATTGTTAGGATACTCGTTTTGAATCCACCGGTGGCACCTTGTGTGGCAATAAAAGTTACTGGTCTGTCTGCCTTACACCTTAGAAATAGCCTAGGTACCAGCATTTTTATCTAACATGACACCCCTTGCCACTCCTGTCATTTGCCGAATAAGTCATTTGTCCAGTCAGTCGAATAGCATTATGGTTAAAAGTCATTCTACAGATTTAAAATTGGCATACAAACGCTTACATAATTTGCATTTTGACAGCATTTTGAATCTTCCATAGTAACCGTGCCATTCCAAACACAAAAACCGGGAAAAAATTCACGAAAGTACAAAACACAGTGGCATGAGCTTCTTTTCATCTTAAAATTAAGAAAATCCCGCCGCTGAGAAGTTTACGGTATTATAATATAGATTAAATTATTCTATAAACGTTTTAAACGAATAGCCTATCAATTTATATTCCTGTATCTGTTCTCTTCGTTAGTTATCTATAATATTTGTGGGATGTTATAGCTATAGTAAACGTGTATTAATTAATTATTTGCTGTTTGGAATCCAACCGTTGGATCAATAAATTACTGTAGGTCTAAGAAATTATTGCAAACCTATTCTGACTAACTTGATGATTGAATGTGTAAATGTTTAAAATAAAAACTACATTGttttaatgttgttgtttttttagggACGGATACAAAAGTCAATGTTTTAATTGTATCTATTCCTAACAGATTTGGCTATTATTATCTATTTATATTTTATTAATTCTGCCGGACACCCGGAAGACTAGCTGCTGCctcggggatccataataaatacaaatacaaatgactTCAAAGCCGGTGAAAGCCTCCAACTGGGATTTACGACTTCATAGCTGAAAATTACAAAGCAAAAGACAGTGAAGAGGATTAGCCTACCACCTTGGATAAATAAACATTCAAAAGAAAAGCTTGAGTGTTGAGAAGGTGTCAAATGTGCACCTTAACCCAGTATTATTGTTGAGTTGCAACAAATTGTTATGGAAATCATCTATATTTAATAAAGCCCAGAGcgatttatttctttatttttataccACGGTTCATTGGGTTGGCCAAAGCAACAGAACAGAAGTTAAATTCGCTAAACAAAAAAAGATCACTATTGCGTCATCCTGCCTAATGCTGTGTTATGACATCACTGAAGGCTAATAGTTTTCAAAA
This window of the Salvelinus fontinalis isolate EN_2023a chromosome 28, ASM2944872v1, whole genome shotgun sequence genome carries:
- the LOC129826694 gene encoding 5-hydroxytryptamine receptor 1A-alpha-like, coding for MDFINNISDNSNSTTDFPDVVDVIPKWGDNENSTGSRSVPEVELSYQVVTSLLLGALILCSIFGNACVVAAIALERSLQNVANYLIGSLAVTDLMVSVLVLPMAALYQVLNKWTLGQEICDIFISLDVLCCTSSILHLCAIALDRYWAITDPIDYVNKRTPRRAVLLISVTWLIGFSISIPPMLGWRKAEDRANPDACTISQDPGYTIYSTFGAFYIPLILMLVLYGRIFKAARFQVWKTVKKSEKAKVSDKCLAVSPAIFHKKINGEAGGKNWKRSVEPTFNSPCVNGSVKHGEDGESLEIIEVTNNSKNHLPLPNTPQSSQGFENRNEKNTESKRKIALSRERKTVKTLGIIMGTFIFCWLPFFIVALVLPFCAESCYMPEWLGAVINWLGYSNSLLNPIIYAYFNKDFQSAFTKIIRCKFHRP